The Ichthyobacterium seriolicida sequence TTTTGGCTAGTTCTAAGTTTAACCAAATACGTTTAGCATCCGTATTGCAAGAACCCCATTTGGTTTTCATTTGCTTTACGCCCCAATCATTTGATTTAACACCAACTACTTTTTCCCAGTGTTCAATTAATTCTGGAATTTGCTTTTTTAGTTGTTTTCGATACCATTCTTTCATTACAACAGCTTTATCCTCAGTGGTTGAACCACTTTTAACTGTCAACTTTATCTTTTTGATACCAACTAGTTTTACAGAATTGTAACCATCATGCTCTTCAACTTCCAGTAAATACCTCTTTCCTTGGAAGTAATGGCTTTCGCCAGAAACATAATCTCGTTTGGTTTCTCTGGCTTGCTCTTTAAAGTTCTTTATCTGCTTTTTTATCCAGCCGAGTTTAGATATTGCAAATAATCTCAATACTTCTTCATCTGTTTTCTTTGGAGCAGACAATCGAATACGACCATGTGGTGGATAAACTGCAAGATGCATATTTTTTATATCCTTCCTAACCACATCTATTTCGATGTTGGCAAAAGCTATGGTTTTTTGATTAGTACTCACTTTGTGCTTTTATTATCTCCATTAATGATAATGTCTTAGCATTATCATCAATAACATTATTTACTGCTAACATCAATTTCTTTTCTTTGATTCCTCCATCACGCCACCCATCTAGCTTATTATCTTGAATCTCACGGTCTAATTCAATTGCTAATTCTTCGTTTGATTCTAAATTATCGTACAGCGCCTGTTTAGCCCTTGAATTAATGCTACTCGGATAAGACTCACTGTTTGACGGTTCTGCAACCTTTTTAGCGAGTTCCTTAATTTTCTTTAAGTATTTTTCATAAGATATCTTTTCTTGTTTTCTAAGTTGTATTATCTCATCCAACAATTTAGACATTTTCTCATAATACTTAGGATTGGTTTGTGATTCGTCGACAATTACCTTCCTAACATTGTTCTCGATAGTTTCAGCAACAGCTTCTTGTTTTTTTTTCTTTTTATCCTCAGGAGTGCCTTTTACCTCATCATCCAGCTTAACAATCAAATCCACCAATGATTTATTTTCAAAGTCAGATATCTTGGTGCTTGATTTCGCATCCAAATACATATCCATTAGCTGACGCATACCAGATTCAAATCTCTTTAGATCAACATGATCAGCACTAGCTATTTTAATAGTTTCTCTTAAATTAGAGTAATACTTCACCTCATCCTTAATAGAATTGGCTTCTGTATCACTGTAACCCAGTTTATGCATTTCGTTAGCCACACTTGAATAGGCTCTAATTAATGAGCCTACCGCTTTATACAAATCAACTCTTTTCTCTTGGGTATCTTTAATGTCATTTGGGTTGTCTGTGTTACCACAAAAGAATTTTATAAAGGCTATTTCATCTTTTGGATAAACAGGCTCACATATGGCTCTAACAGCTTCCAAACAAGTTTCTAATCGTTCTTTACTCTCTGTATGCCTATCTTTAAGTAATCCTTTTACATCATCTTTATCGTAATTGTCAAACACTTCTGATGTGTAATCCCGTATGGAGTTTTCAAGGCTTTTAAATAAATCTTTATAGTCGACAATATAACCGTACTCCTTATCATCTGTATCAACTCTATTAACACGGCATATCGCTTGAAATAAGCCGTGGTCTTGCATTTTCTTGTCAATGTATAGATAAGATGCTGAAGGTGCATCAAACCCAGTTAATAGCTTATCTACAACGATAAGCAACTTCATTTTACTAGGCTCTTTTATAAATTTAGCTTTTGCCTCAGCTTCGAAGTCCTCAGTCGTTTTACCATTGAGCATTTTAGTGTAAACCTCATACTTCAATTGCTTATCTGTAGGGTTATCTTCCCCTGTTTCTTCTCCTTTAATATCTGCAGGATGAGGTTGATAGGAAGTGATAATAGCACAACCCTTAAATCCAGAGTTCTGGAATAACTCATAATATCTACATGCTTGATACACTGAGCCAGATACCAGCATAGCATTTCCTTGACCAGTTGATAATCTTGTTTTTGTTTTAAAGTCTTTAACTATATCGAATACAATCTTCTCTAGTCTTGATTTAGAACCTAAGACCTTTTGCATGGTTACCCATTGCTTTTTCAATTCTACCTTAGCAACATCTGTTAAGCCTTTGGTTTCAGCTTCAAACCAATCATCGATACTTTGTTGGTCTGTTATAAATTGTTCCACGTCTCTAGCTTCATAGAGCAAATCCAAAACAACACCGTCCTCAACTGCTTCATCAAATTTGTAAGGATTACCTATGTATGGACCAAACACTTCAATGCTCTTCTGCTTGTCTTTCTTAAGTAGTGGTGTTCCTGTAAATCCAATAAAAAGAGAATCTGGTAATATAAGTTTCATTGCATCATGTAGCTTACCCGATTGGGTCCTGTGACACTCATCTACAAATACATAAATATCACCTTTGGCTTTAAAATCGCTTTCTAGACTCGATTTTAAATCTTCAATAAAAGTATCGTAATCACCTTCATCTGATTTTTTACCAAATTTGTGCACCAAGCTACCGATCAACATTTCGGTTTTGTCGTTCAATACATTGATGAGGTCTCTGCCGCTTTTGGTTCTGTAGATTTTCTCATCTACACCAGTAAACAGTTTTTCTATTTGGTCATCGAGTTCTTCACGGTCTGTAATAATGAGCACTCTACTATCTTTCACATTCTCACGAATCCACTTAGTGAGCCAAACCATGGTAAGAGATTTACCAGAACCTTGGGTATGCCATAGAATGCCTCCTTGTTTAGTACGAATATTTTCCTGTGCTGCTGTAATCCCAAAATACTGGTTAGGTCTACAGAGTTTTTTCACTCCTTTATCAAACACCACAAAATCATGAATCAACTCTAATAATCTAGACTTTTCACAAAGTTGAAAGATGTGTTTATCCAATAAATAATCAAATCCCTTATCACTATCTTCCTTCCATTTTAGATAGTGTTTTTCAGGTGTTTTAATAGTTCCATACCTCAAGCCTTGGGTATCATTACCAGCCATTATCAACTGCATGGTGGTAAAATACTTTTCTATGAATTCGGGACTTTGATTATCAAGATTCTGTCGAATTCCCTCTTCTACACTAACTTTGCTTCCTTTTAACTCAATAACGCCTATTGCTATTCCATTTACGAACAACACAATATCTGGTCGCTTTGTATGTTTGCCAACGACAGTCACTTCCTCAGCAACAGCAAAATCATTAATAGTTGGATTCTTCCAATCTATTAACCAAACAGTTTCTTTTGGTTTACCAAGTTCTTCACGAACTGTAACCCCATAACGAAGCAGCTTATACACTTCCTTGTTTGATTCATATAAATCGTCTGAAAGATTGGTAGCAGTTTTTACAATTGCATCAACTGCTTTTTGAGCCAACTCATTAGAATATTTACTGTCTTTCGTTAAGTACTCCAACAATAAATCCTCTTCGATAGGTTGGGTGCGAACTTTTTCTTTCCAATCACCCAAATAAGTGTACCCTAATTCATCTTGAAAAAGTTGAATCACTCTATTTTGGGTGTCACGCTCTTTTTTACCTATTTGATTACTCATACCAATCTCGTTTTACCAGTTAATAACTCTTGCATCATCCCTTGTTTGATGTCTTTGTATTTTGCTTTTTTTGTTTCTAATTGCTCAATATTAGTATCTATATCGGAAAGGATTCCAGAAATAGTTTCTTGTTCAATTTTTGATTTTGGAAACCAACATTCAATCTTGTTCATTTCACCTTTGTTCAACTTTGCTCTCGTCCCTCCATTAATGTAATCAAGTATATTTTTATGAACTAAAGAGAAATATAGAAAGCCTTGGTCAATCTCATTTTTAGCTTTAAGAATATGTGCATGATTGTTAACCCAGCATTTCCCTTTCATTCGATAAGCAATAGGTCTTGTTTTATATTCATCAAAATACCCCCCATCCTCCGCCATCAGTATGATATCATCGTCAATAACAAAGTCATTTACATAATCAACAACACCATTTGCCCCGCAATATGGTATATCACCATTCATTTTTCCTCGCTGCTCTCCATTTAATGGCACTCTTAAGTTATCAAGACAATCAGCTACCGCTTCAATAGTTAAAAATTGCCATTCCCCAGTAAATCTAGCTAAACGTTTACCACCTTTATGTGGCGGTGTTAAAAGCTGCTGCATAGCACCTTGTTTGATGGCTTTCTTTTTGGAGATGAGTTTATCCATATTGGAAATAAGGTCATCAACATCGCTCAATGCAGTGGCTATGGCTTTTTGTTCGGTGATAGTTGGAGGGAGAGGGATTTTGAATTCCCTAATATCTTTTGGACTAATATGTGGGATGGCAGTTACTGTCTTTACTGAATCTGCGTATTTAATAAACCAATTACTACCAATAAAATGCTTCAATAAATCAACACTAAGTTTTTCTGACCTTATCCTTCCTACTCTTTGAAGTAATAATGCTGGTATATCTTTCTTCTTTAACTGAGCATAACTTCTTCCAACAAGAGAACCATCCATAGCGATAACTAAGTCCCCCTCTTGCATTTGAAACTGAGAATAACTAGATATATTTTCATTCCAATATGTTAGAATATTTTTATTCCAATCTGTTTCGCCTCTCTTAATGTTAGTACCTCTAAGTAATCTAATCCCATCCGAAGAATATTTGGTACTAGGAAAAGGAAATCCAGTAAGCAAGTCAATATAGCTTTCAATTGACGTGTAATTCCAATCTTCTGGGATTAATCCAACCTCAGTTTGCTTGTATTTTGTTTTTGTTAACTCCATACCAATCCCATTTTTTCAAGGTGAGCACTTACGTTTTCTTCTAATGTTTTGGTACTGGTAGTTAACTCGCCCAAAGTGTTCTCATAGCGTTCTGCTAATTCCTTAATACGACCAGTTAAGCGTTGGGAGATGGCATCTATTTCACTTTGCATTAAGGCACTTAAAGAAGCAATCCATTTATTATCTACCACTAAGGTTCTTATATCAGTTTCGGTTAGTTTTGAGTATTGCTTAAGAGTTAAATCATCCAATTCTGCTTCTTTGGTTTTTATTTGTTTTTTTAATGTAGTCTCTTCGGTGAAGAATTTTAACAAGGCATTTGCTATTGTTAAGGCTTCTTTTTCAGCTGGGTCAGTTTTTATTTCCTCAATGTATTTGGTTAACATAGCCTTGGTGATTGTTCCTTTATCATTAGTTGCATAAGACAACAAACCTTCATCACCAGCGTGTTCTTCTTGGTAAGAAGTTATTTCAGCTTGGGTACTTTCTAGTTTAGTATTTAAGTCATTCAATTCATATTGCTCACTACTCAAATGCTTGTCAATTACCAATTGCTTTGGAATAAGGTCACAGGTCCAGCCTTTATCTATTTCTTTCCCTTTTTTATTCTTTTCTGTAATACGTTTGGTCTTGGATATCCAACCATCTTCCACCAATAGATAAACATCATCTTTCATAGTGTCATTCCAATAATCCATTAAATGCTGATACATATTGTATTTGTCTACCAATGGCTTATTGTGGTATTCATTCAGTAAAGTTTCTGATATTAAATCCGCTAATTTCTTAGGTGCTGTTGTATTATTAATGTCTTGTAAGTTCTGATAGACTTTGTCTTTCCAAGAAGTAAAAACACCATTTAACTCATCACTGTATCCTGTAAACTCTCGATGATTATAAATAGTGTTTTTAATTTCCGATGCTTGAACATTTAGTTTGGAATATCCATCTCTTAGGAGAGCAAATAAATCTGATTTAAGACTAGGATATACCTCCCAGAAATGATTCAGTCTTTCAATATCCTCATTGGGTATCCCTCCACTTAAATGAGCGTTGAGATCTTGTATATCTTCTTCCTCTTGGGTGTCAATATACCTTGGAATGTTGAGGTTAAATTCATTCTTTTCAATCTCATCAAACTTTACAAAGCGAGAGAATTTATCCTCTTGTTTTTGGGAGTTGAACACATCCACAATTTTGTGAAGGTCCTGTTCTCTTAATCTATTTTTGTTACCATCTTTAATAAAACCTTTACTGGCATCAATCATAAAAATACCTTCTCGTTTTTCGGCATTTTCTTTGTCAATTACTATAATACACGCTGGGATGCCTGTACCATAAAATAAGTTAGCTGGTAGACCAATAATTCCTTTTATCCATTTACGCACTATAATGTTTTTACGAATCTCTGCTTCTGCATTCCCTCTAAACAAAACACCATGTGGCAGAATAATAGCACCTTTACCAGTACTCTTTAAAGAAGCGATGATGTGCAATAAAAAAGCGTAATCCCCATTCTTTTCTGGTGGTACACCAAAACCTTTAAAACGATTATACTCATCATTTAATGGAACAATTCCACTATCCCAGTTTTTAACAGAGAATGGAGGATTTGCAACTACAAAGTCAAAGCGTTTTAACTTACCATCTTCGGTAAACTGAGGTGATGAAATGGAATTCTTTCCAGCGATGGATGCTTCTGGGTAACCATGCAACCACATATTCATCACCGCTAAACCTTTAGTTGCCACATCCTTTTCTTGTCCGTAAAGTGTCAAACCGTTAGGTGCTTCACCAGCAACTTTTAATAATAGTGAACCAGAACCACAAGTTGGGTCATAAGCAGTATAAAAAGGTTTGTCGGCTTTATCTACATC is a genomic window containing:
- a CDS encoding type I restriction endonuclease subunit R, with product MSNQIGKKERDTQNRVIQLFQDELGYTYLGDWKEKVRTQPIEEDLLLEYLTKDSKYSNELAQKAVDAIVKTATNLSDDLYESNKEVYKLLRYGVTVREELGKPKETVWLIDWKNPTINDFAVAEEVTVVGKHTKRPDIVLFVNGIAIGVIELKGSKVSVEEGIRQNLDNQSPEFIEKYFTTMQLIMAGNDTQGLRYGTIKTPEKHYLKWKEDSDKGFDYLLDKHIFQLCEKSRLLELIHDFVVFDKGVKKLCRPNQYFGITAAQENIRTKQGGILWHTQGSGKSLTMVWLTKWIRENVKDSRVLIITDREELDDQIEKLFTGVDEKIYRTKSGRDLINVLNDKTEMLIGSLVHKFGKKSDEGDYDTFIEDLKSSLESDFKAKGDIYVFVDECHRTQSGKLHDAMKLILPDSLFIGFTGTPLLKKDKQKSIEVFGPYIGNPYKFDEAVEDGVVLDLLYEARDVEQFITDQQSIDDWFEAETKGLTDVAKVELKKQWVTMQKVLGSKSRLEKIVFDIVKDFKTKTRLSTGQGNAMLVSGSVYQACRYYELFQNSGFKGCAIITSYQPHPADIKGEETGEDNPTDKQLKYEVYTKMLNGKTTEDFEAEAKAKFIKEPSKMKLLIVVDKLLTGFDAPSASYLYIDKKMQDHGLFQAICRVNRVDTDDKEYGYIVDYKDLFKSLENSIRDYTSEVFDNYDKDDVKGLLKDRHTESKERLETCLEAVRAICEPVYPKDEIAFIKFFCGNTDNPNDIKDTQEKRVDLYKAVGSLIRAYSSVANEMHKLGYSDTEANSIKDEVKYYSNLRETIKIASADHVDLKRFESGMRQLMDMYLDAKSSTKISDFENKSLVDLIVKLDDEVKGTPEDKKKKKQEAVAETIENNVRKVIVDESQTNPKYYEKMSKLLDEIIQLRKQEKISYEKYLKKIKELAKKVAEPSNSESYPSSINSRAKQALYDNLESNEELAIELDREIQDNKLDGWRDGGIKEKKLMLAVNNVIDDNAKTLSLMEIIKAQSEY
- a CDS encoding type I restriction-modification system subunit M, whose translation is MAIKKSELYSSLWESCDKLRGTGGMDASQYKDYVLTVLFVKYVSDKYAGSPMSLIEVPKGASFDDMVALKGQPDIGDRINKEILMPLSLSDGLKGSLEFVDFNDDEKLGSGKEKVELLSKLIAIFENPALNFKNNRVEDDDILGDAYEFLMRHFATESGKSKGQFYTPAEVSRILYKVIDVDKADKPFYTAYDPTCGSGSLLLKVAGEAPNGLTLYGQEKDVATKGLAVMNMWLHGYPEASIAGKNSISSPQFTEDGKLKRFDFVVANPPFSVKNWDSGIVPLNDEYNRFKGFGVPPEKNGDYAFLLHIIASLKSTGKGAIILPHGVLFRGNAEAEIRKNIIVRKWIKGIIGLPANLFYGTGIPACIIVIDKENAEKREGIFMIDASKGFIKDGNKNRLREQDLHKIVDVFNSQKQEDKFSRFVKFDEIEKNEFNLNIPRYIDTQEEEDIQDLNAHLSGGIPNEDIERLNHFWEVYPSLKSDLFALLRDGYSKLNVQASEIKNTIYNHREFTGYSDELNGVFTSWKDKVYQNLQDINNTTAPKKLADLISETLLNEYHNKPLVDKYNMYQHLMDYWNDTMKDDVYLLVEDGWISKTKRITEKNKKGKEIDKGWTCDLIPKQLVIDKHLSSEQYELNDLNTKLESTQAEITSYQEEHAGDEGLLSYATNDKGTITKAMLTKYIEEIKTDPAEKEALTIANALLKFFTEETTLKKQIKTKEAELDDLTLKQYSKLTETDIRTLVVDNKWIASLSALMQSEIDAISQRLTGRIKELAERYENTLGELTTSTKTLEENVSAHLEKMGLVWS
- a CDS encoding M48 family metallopeptidase; translated protein: MSTNQKTIAFANIEIDVVRKDIKNMHLAVYPPHGRIRLSAPKKTDEEVLRLFAISKLGWIKKQIKNFKEQARETKRDYVSGESHYFQGKRYLLEVEEHDGYNSVKLVGIKKIKLTVKSGSTTEDKAVVMKEWYRKQLKKQIPELIEHWEKVVGVKSNDWGVKQMKTKWGSCNTDAKRIWLNLELAKKPTICLEYILVHELVHLHERTHNNRFIALMDKFMPKWRLHRDELNSLPIAYNDWGY
- a CDS encoding restriction endonuclease subunit S — translated: MELTKTKYKQTEVGLIPEDWNYTSIESYIDLLTGFPFPSTKYSSDGIRLLRGTNIKRGETDWNKNILTYWNENISSYSQFQMQEGDLVIAMDGSLVGRSYAQLKKKDIPALLLQRVGRIRSEKLSVDLLKHFIGSNWFIKYADSVKTVTAIPHISPKDIREFKIPLPPTITEQKAIATALSDVDDLISNMDKLISKKKAIKQGAMQQLLTPPHKGGKRLARFTGEWQFLTIEAVADCLDNLRVPLNGEQRGKMNGDIPYCGANGVVDYVNDFVIDDDIILMAEDGGYFDEYKTRPIAYRMKGKCWVNNHAHILKAKNEIDQGFLYFSLVHKNILDYINGGTRAKLNKGEMNKIECWFPKSKIEQETISGILSDIDTNIEQLETKKAKYKDIKQGMMQELLTGKTRLV